CAGCGCGACACCGAGTGCGAGCCCCGTCCGAGCCGACATCCGATCGACCGTTACGGCGAGGAGGGCACCGAACACCCCACCGTAGAACAAGTGAGCACTGACGGCTGAGAGCATCCGGATCGGTGGGGCGACGTCACCGACGACCAGACTCACGACGGCCTCCGGAATCGGGCGCGGCATCGGTGCGGCTCCCGTGAGGAAGCCGACGAGCATCAGTGTCGACATGGCGAGTGTCGCGATGATTCCCCAACCGAACCCGCGTTTCGCTCGGTGTACGTTCACGGGAAGTCCGACGGGACGCGAGCGGATAGGCCTAATATAAGCTCGGACTACCCAGGTTAGGATACCTAACTGGGTTGTCGGCCGCAAGCGTATAGGGCCCGAAGCGGGAACGACGACGACATGGGGACCGACGAGTGTCTGGCGGGCTGGTGTCACGACGATGAGTGGTGTACGATCACCTGCACGGCGGCGATCATCGGCAAGAAGTGGCATCCCGTCATCGTCCACCGCCTCTTGGTGAACGGTCCCTCGGGGTTCAACGCGCTCAAGCGAGCGGTCGATGGTATCTCCAGTAACGTCCTCTCGAACAGCCTCGACGACCTCGAAGGGAACGAATTAGTCCATCGGGAAGTCGTCAGTGACAAGCCCTTCAGAGTGGAGTACTCGCTCACCGAGCGTGGCGAGGACCTCGCGCCGATCATCGAAGCGATGAGTGACTGGGGCGAGACGCACGCACGACCGGAGTGTTCGTAGGAGAAACTGGAGGGGACACGACTGCTGTCGGACACCTACTACTGCGACCCGCTCCGTTACGTTGTGGCGGCTTCGTCTCCGTCGCTGGTCCGACGATTGGTCGAATTCGACCGGTGTGCGTTGCTGGTCACTCGGCGCCCCGGTCGCTGACTTCGTCGAACAGTGCGACGACAGACGGTTCGATAGTATCAGGAATCGCTCGGACCGCCTTCGGGTCGCGTCCGTCGGGGTCGTCAAGCGTGCGCCTAGTCGCGGACCTCGATGTCCTCGCAGACGGTACCGACGCGGAGGGTCGAACACCCCATCGTCGCCCCAACTGTGGAGTGATGAGGGGTGCTGTCCGACCCTGCTTCTACCGAGAGGACGTGGCGCTACGGTGTTGTAGTAGTGTGTACTCTTGTCCTGTGGTTCTACCTCTCAGACAATCATCCAGATAATCCGTTCAATCATACCCATCGATTGTCCCGCGATTAATACGTCAGCCGAAGCAAGCCAGCGACGATGACAGACGAATCGGCGGACAGTGTCCGTGTCTGGTTGGTCGAACGGACGTATTCGGACGACGAACAGAACCTCATCATCCTCACGTATGCAACACCCGACGGCGAACAGTACTACCGCAAAGAGCGAGCACTCACGTCCTTTACCGACGTTCGAGATACGACCGCGGCCGTCGATGCCGAGCCCGACAACCTCGGGAGTGTCGACGATCCCGAGCAACAGGAACAGTACGCTGCAGAAGCTCGGCGAATGAGTGATCGTCACGACCCCGACGACAGTATCTGACGACCAGCGACACGATACCAGCGCACCAGCTACCCAATTCGTTAATCCGTCTGCTCCCTACTGGCACGTATGCGGAGTCTCGTCTTTGCCCTCGAATACGACCCCGGGTGTAACCGTGTGGCGGACACGCTCGCGGACCATCCTGATGCGAGGATTCGCTCGCTCTCGTTGCACGTGACCGAGGAGCGACTCTGGCGCGTCGATCACGCGACCGGTACGCCAGCCGCTCTCGACGACATCGAAGACGCGTTCCTGACTGCTGATTACTACGCGGACTGTTTGGCGACCGACGACTGTGGGGCGACCCAGTCGACGCAGGTCCTCGACCACACCGACGACACGCTCGTCCTTTACTCGTACTGGGAGCGCACTCCCGACTGTTCGTCGGTCCCCCACATCGCGCGTGCGCACCTCGGCGACGGGGTCCTGTTCGATACCCGCCACGAGAGCCGCCACTACACGTGGCGCATCATTCATTCGGGACAGGGTGACGTGGGGGCCTTCTTCGACGAACTCGAGACGGCCGTCGGCACCTGTGCGCAGATGGAACTGCTCCGGACGGCGGACACCGAGGTATCGAGACGGGTGGGCCACAGCGATCGAGCGGAACTCGCACCCGAGCAAGCGGCGGCACTCGAAGCAGCCGTCGAACACGGCTACTACGAGACGCCGCGAGCGGTCGACGTCGGTGAGTTGGCCGAGCATCTCGACGTCCCGCGGTCGACGCTCACCTACCGGCTCCGCCGAGCCGAAGCGTATCTGGCAGCGCAGTATGTCGAAACAGAGCCGATTCCAGAACACTCGCCGAACCCGACCTGAAGTCGGAAGCGTCGGTTGGAATATTCCAATAAAGGCCTATCGGCGTGACGGCCCTCGTTTCACGTAATGAGCGACGACGTGACCAGTAGTGAGCAATCAATCGACGACGGAGACCGTCGCGAGGTGTCCGTCCGGCTCACGGTCCCCGAGATGGACTGCCCCTCCTGCGCCCAGAAAGTCGACAAAAGCCTCCAGCGTGTCGACGGCATCAGCGAGGCGATGTTGCAGCCAACGACGGGGACGGCCACCGTGAGGTACGACCCGGAACGGGTCTCGGATGAAGACGTAATCGCCGCAATCGAGGGCGCGGGGTACGAGGTCGTTAATCGTGGTGGAGCAGACGACGAATCGACCGGTGGAATGGATATCGCACCGCCATCGGACGTCTGGACGAGTCCACGAGCCCTCAAGACGTGGATGGGGGCTGTGTTCGTCGCTGTCGGCCTGCTCGTCGAGTTCGTCCTGACTGGTCTCGACCCCACGATCGCGACCCTCCTCGACTACCCCCTCTCGCTCGCCGATGGACTGTTCCTCGTGGCGATTGCGACCAGCGGGTATCCGGTCGTCCGGAGTGGCTACTACTCGGCTCGAAATCTGAGTCTCGACATCGACCTGCTGATGGGAACGGCCATCATCGCTGCCACGGGCATCGGGTATTTCGTCGAAGCCGCGACGCTGGCCGTCCTGTTCAGCATCGCTGAGCTGCTCGAAGACTACTCGATGGACCGAGCACGCGACTCGCTTCGCGAGTTGATGGAACTCTCCCCCGACGAGGCGACGGTCCGACGTGAAGGTGAGGAAGTGACCGTTCCGGCAGAGGACGTGAGCGTCGGCGAGACCGTCATCGTTCGCCCCGGCGACAAGATCCCGCTGGATGGAACCGTCACCGACGGCGAGAGCGCGGTCGACGAATCTCCGATCACCGGCGAGTCGGTTCCTATCGACAAGTCCACTGGAGACGAGGTGTACGCAGGGACGATCAACGAGGGCGGGTATCTCGAAGTGGAGGTCACCTCGACGGCGGGCGAGTCGACCCTGTCCCAGATTATCGAACTGGTCCAAGGAGCACAGGAGAAGAAAACCGAGAAAGAGCAGTTCGTCGACCGGTTCGCGGGCTACTACACCCCTGCGGTCGTCGTGTTAGCGATACTGACCGCTGCAGTACCGCCACTACTCATCGGTGACGGTGTCACCCTCGGCGTTGCGGGATTCTCGCTAGTCCTTCCCGGCGGGTGGCAGGCGTGGTTCATCCGTGGGCTGACGCTGCTGGTCATCGCCTGTCCGTGTGCGTTCGTCATCTCGACGCCCGTTTCCGTGGTATCGGGCATCACGAGCGCCGCGAAGAACGGCGTCCTCATCAAAGGCGGGAATCACCTCGAAGCGATGGGCGAAGTCGACGCGGTCGCCCTCGACAAGACGGGAACGCTCACGAAGGGTGAACTCACCGTTGCTGACGTCGTCCCGCTTGGCCAGTACGAGGAGACGGACGTCCTTCGCTACGCAGCCGCGCTCGAACAGCGAAGTGAGCATCCGATCGCGGAGGCGATCCTCACCCGAGCAGATGAGGCGGACCTCGATGCTCGTCCGACCCCTACTGCGTTCGAGAGCTTAACCGGGAAGGGAATCCGTGCAGACCTCGACGACGAGACGTACTACGCGGGGAAACCGGCACTCTTCGAGGACTTGGGCTTCGACCTCTCACAGTCGCGTCGCGCCACTGACGGCGGTGTCGTGACAGAACCCTCTACCGAGAACGCACACGACGCCCTCAGCGAGTTGGAACAAGACGGAAAGACGGTGGTCTTCGTCGGAACCGAGTCAGAACTGGTCGGGCTCGTTGCGATTGCCGACGAGGTCCGACCGGCTTCTCGCCGGGCCGTTGAGCGCCTCCACGAACTGGGCGTCGAACACGTCGTGATGCTCACCGGCGACAACGCGGGCACGGCACGTGCTATCGCCGAGGAGGTCGGCGTCGACGAGTACCGGGCAGAGCTCCTCCCCGAGGAAAAAGTCGACGCGATCGAAGCGCTCCAGCGCGAGTACGGGTCGGTCGCGATGGTCGGCGACGGCATCAACGACGCGCCCGCACTCGCCACCGCCGATGTCGGCATCGCAATGGGTGCCGCCGGGACCGACACCGCCCTCGAAACCGCCGATATCGCATTGATGGGTGACGACATCGGGAAGCTCCCGTACCTGTATGCGCTCTCGCACGAGGCGAACGGCGTGATTCGGCAGAACATCTGGTCGAGCCTCGGTGTGAAGGCCCTGCTGGCTCTCGGCGTTCCGCTGGGGGTCGTCAGTGTCGCACTCGCAGTGGTCGTCGGAGACATGGGGATGAGTCTTGGCGTGACGGGGAACGCGATGCGACTCTCACGGGTACAGCCTGAGCAGGTCACCGACTCGTGAGGAATCGTGGAACCAGCCTGCAGTAAGACCGTGAGCTCCTAGAGCCGAATTCGACGTACAGTAGGCAGAGACGAACTGGTGAATCGACCTCTTTGGTACGGCGCTGATCGCTGTACTCACTACTGGTTCGCCTGTTGAGCTGAATTCAGTCCTTCGCCGTAATTCCCATCAGCACCAGCGACCGCTCGGAGATGTTTGTCGTCCCCAGAGGGGTGCGGGGGTGCTCGATAGGACACTCTCGTACCGATTATGAGTGAGACTAGCGACACGACTACGACGGGAAATCCATCGACCGCAAACAGAAATGAACAGACAACAATCACCGAGCACGTCGAACCACTCGCACAGGGCGGCAAACGCTACGTTCGGTGTGAGGCCTGTGGTCGAGAACTCCTCTGTGCGCTTGGCGGGCGAACGGGACTCCCCCACACTGACGAGTGCCCACTCGGGGAGGCCGACCGATGAGCCTCGCAGACGATACGACTGGCGACCTGCCGATGACCGACCCACGGGACGTGCGTGCGATGAACGAACTGCTGGCCGTCTACGAGCAGGCACCGGGCCTCTACTCGGTCTACAGCGAGGAGGGCACGGAGTATACGGTCGACGCTGAGACGGGCGCATGTACCTGCCCCGATGCGGAGTACAACCAGCCCGACGGTGGCTGTAAGCACGCCCGGCGCGTCGCGCTCTGGCGCGGCGACGAGGCACTTCCAGGCTGGGTGAATCTCGATGCCGTCGACCCGCTGCTCGTCGACCATCTCGGCCTCGAGAAGCAACAAGCGACGGTCAGTGCTGACTGACGACACGGTACGGTTGTTCGTCGCCGCAGGAGGCGTGGAGGCGACCAATCATGACTGACGCTGCAGATAGGACGATGGAATCGAGCGAACTGACACCGGCCCAACGGCTCGACCCACCAGACCCCCGACTCATCGAGGCTGGCATCGTGACGATTCACGATATCGAGACGCTGCAAGCGTGCGTCGCCTACGAGAACGCGAATCACCAGCGCGTTCACATCCTTCGCCGACTCGACTGTCGGGCAGCGACGCTTCGTCGTTCGGAGGACTGAGCCGCCGTCCGTGGTGCTGTTTGTCGGCGCCAGAAAGGGCGGAGGCTCAACAGAGATGAGCAATCGACCAGACATCGAGATTCGACGACAGACTGCCTTCGGCGAGGATGGCCACCTCGAAGTGACCCAGAGGAGCGTCGAGACATCACTCGAGGACTTCGGTGCTGACGTCGACCATCGCGAGCAAACGTCCCGAGTGGACCGTCCCGAAGCAAGTGAGTTCGGCGTCGATGACCGTCCGGAGGTCGACCAGTCCTCGGAGAGCAATCAGGCGACGCTCTTCGCAGATACCGACGACGATCAGCAGACGCTGACCGGTGAAGACGCGGCCACGCGCTGCTTGTTCGACGATTAACCAACAATAGCGGACACCAGCTCGGTGTGTTGGTTACCTCTCGTGGTGGGGTTTCTCCCGCCCCTCGGGGAGCTGCGGGGCGGCGGTGCCTCGCGAGTGACTCCCGATGGCTATTCACGAACCTCTCGATTCGAGGAGCGGCAGGGCGAGAGATGCGGTCAGTACCGCGCGACAGGCACAGTATATCGCGCTTCTCCATCGCGTACCGTTCGCGCTCGATGCAGCACACCTCGGCTTCCTCCCGGGGTTTCGTGAGGACTGTACCTACCAGCAGTCGTCATTGTGCGGCCTCGATCTGTCGGTTGGGATGCTCGACAACGATTTTCGGAATCCGGATCTCGAGCGGTACGTCGAGCGGGTCATCGAGTACGAACCCGAGGTCGCGGTCATCGGTGATGCGTACGACGCGACGGAAGCAGAGACGTACGTCCGGACGATTCGGGACGTGGAAACACGAGTCCCCGGCACGGAGTTCGTCATCGTTCCGAAGTGCAGGTCGGCGATCGAGGCGATTCCCGATGAAATCGTTCTCGGGTACTCACGTGGCTACGCCGACCGATTGGCCCACGAGTTCTCCGATCCCGTCGACTGGCGAGGCCGTCGCGTCCACATTCTCGGTGGCAGTCCCCCGAAGCAACTCGAGGTCATCGACCAGCTCACCCAACCGACGCTGACAGGGGCACCACCGGCAGACATCGTCGGGCTGGACTGGAACGGCCTGCATCGGGGTGCGCAGTTCGGCGAGTTCTGGACGCCTGATGGGTGGGACGACAATGGTCGCGACGCCGACCACGTCACCGTTCGCTCACTGGTCCGCCAGAGTCTCGCGCGTGTACGCGAGTTCTGGAACGCACACGGTGTCTGGCCCGCTTCGACACCATGGACAGACGGAGCCGTCGACTACCGAGGACCGTCACTCAGCGACCTCGAGAGCGCCGCCTGTACGGAGTGTAGTGCGAACATCTGGACGACCGAGCGTGGGCCCTACGTCGTCGAGTACGACACTGGCGCCGTGTGTGGCTACTGTAGCTACAATTGTTACTTCGACCATCGGCATCGGAACCACCTCGAAGAACTCGCTGGCGAGCAGAGCGTGGTCGTCCCACCGACGTGAGGACACCACCATGTCCGGTGTTTCCGCTGGTGCTGTTTGTCACCCCCTGAGGGATGCGGGGGCGCTCAGAACGATGAGCGTCGGCCGCACGATCTCGTATGGCTTCGAAGACTCACCAGCGGGTCGCGTTCGACGACTCGGAGACCCGCAGCGAGGAGATGCACAGTACGATCGACCAGTGGCTCGAGGACCTCGTTACCCTCACCGACGAGGCACGGGCCAGCGAGCAGTTTCAAAACTGGTTGGACGTCCAGTCGCGGTTCCACGACTACTCGGCCCGGAACACGCTGCTCATCAACCAGCAGTGCCCCGAGGCGACGCGAGTCGCTGGGTATCGGACGTGGCAGGAAGAGTTCGACCGGCACGTCCAGGAGGGCGAGCAGGCGATCTGGATCTGGGCGCCGATCATTACCACACGATGTCCCGAGTGTGAGAACGCGCCGTCGTACCACGAGCAGATCGGTTGTGAGTACGATGAAACGCCACCCGAGGAGTGGTCGCGAGGCCTTGTTGGGTTCTCGCCGACCGCTGTGTTCGACGTCTCACAGACCGCGGGGGAGCCGCTTCCCGATCTCGATACCGAAGCGACAGGGGACGCTGGTGACCTCGTGCCAGCACTCACGGATGCATCGGATGACTTGGGAGTAGGAGTTAGAGTCGTCGACCCCGAGGAGTGGGCGCACGGCGAGGCGATGGGCGTCTGTGAGTATCCCGACTCGGACGACGACCAGCCACTCGTGGAGGCGAAGGCTCGATCGAATCAGGCCGACCTCGCGATGACACTCGTTCACGAGTACGCGCACGCGGTACTCCACGTTGACGACGACACTGAACGGTCGAAGCGCGAAATCGAGGCCGAAGCCGTCGCGTACGTCGTTGGTCGGCATTTCGACCTCGACACCAGCAACTCGGCGTTCTACCTTGCTGCCTGGAACTCAGACGACCCCGAGAAAGTGCGGAATCGCCTCGGTCGAATCAGTCGCACAGCCCAGCGAATTATCGGAATACTCGACGACTGAGTCGCACTGTTCACCCATTCTATTAACCAACAGTCCTACGTCCTCTCCCATCAGTGTTGGTTAA
This portion of the Halomarina litorea genome encodes:
- a CDS encoding heavy metal translocating P-type ATPase; translation: MSDDVTSSEQSIDDGDRREVSVRLTVPEMDCPSCAQKVDKSLQRVDGISEAMLQPTTGTATVRYDPERVSDEDVIAAIEGAGYEVVNRGGADDESTGGMDIAPPSDVWTSPRALKTWMGAVFVAVGLLVEFVLTGLDPTIATLLDYPLSLADGLFLVAIATSGYPVVRSGYYSARNLSLDIDLLMGTAIIAATGIGYFVEAATLAVLFSIAELLEDYSMDRARDSLRELMELSPDEATVRREGEEVTVPAEDVSVGETVIVRPGDKIPLDGTVTDGESAVDESPITGESVPIDKSTGDEVYAGTINEGGYLEVEVTSTAGESTLSQIIELVQGAQEKKTEKEQFVDRFAGYYTPAVVVLAILTAAVPPLLIGDGVTLGVAGFSLVLPGGWQAWFIRGLTLLVIACPCAFVISTPVSVVSGITSAAKNGVLIKGGNHLEAMGEVDAVALDKTGTLTKGELTVADVVPLGQYEETDVLRYAAALEQRSEHPIAEAILTRADEADLDARPTPTAFESLTGKGIRADLDDETYYAGKPALFEDLGFDLSQSRRATDGGVVTEPSTENAHDALSELEQDGKTVVFVGTESELVGLVAIADEVRPASRRAVERLHELGVEHVVMLTGDNAGTARAIAEEVGVDEYRAELLPEEKVDAIEALQREYGSVAMVGDGINDAPALATADVGIAMGAAGTDTALETADIALMGDDIGKLPYLYALSHEANGVIRQNIWSSLGVKALLALGVPLGVVSVALAVVVGDMGMSLGVTGNAMRLSRVQPEQVTDS
- a CDS encoding DUF6789 family protein, with the translated sequence MNVHRAKRGFGWGIIATLAMSTLMLVGFLTGAAPMPRPIPEAVVSLVVGDVAPPIRMLSAVSAHLFYGGVFGALLAVTVDRMSARTGLALGVALWIAMGVVVLPLVGWGFFGVGVTPKIAAATLVLHLIYGGVLGWALDRTSEATTSTTATAG
- a CDS encoding ArdC-like ssDNA-binding domain-containing protein, translated to MASKTHQRVAFDDSETRSEEMHSTIDQWLEDLVTLTDEARASEQFQNWLDVQSRFHDYSARNTLLINQQCPEATRVAGYRTWQEEFDRHVQEGEQAIWIWAPIITTRCPECENAPSYHEQIGCEYDETPPEEWSRGLVGFSPTAVFDVSQTAGEPLPDLDTEATGDAGDLVPALTDASDDLGVGVRVVDPEEWAHGEAMGVCEYPDSDDDQPLVEAKARSNQADLAMTLVHEYAHAVLHVDDDTERSKREIEAEAVAYVVGRHFDLDTSNSAFYLAAWNSDDPEKVRNRLGRISRTAQRIIGILDD
- a CDS encoding helix-turn-helix domain-containing protein translates to MRSLVFALEYDPGCNRVADTLADHPDARIRSLSLHVTEERLWRVDHATGTPAALDDIEDAFLTADYYADCLATDDCGATQSTQVLDHTDDTLVLYSYWERTPDCSSVPHIARAHLGDGVLFDTRHESRHYTWRIIHSGQGDVGAFFDELETAVGTCAQMELLRTADTEVSRRVGHSDRAELAPEQAAALEAAVEHGYYETPRAVDVGELAEHLDVPRSTLTYRLRRAEAYLAAQYVETEPIPEHSPNPT
- a CDS encoding DUF6610 family protein — encoded protein: MAIHEPLDSRSGRARDAVSTARQAQYIALLHRVPFALDAAHLGFLPGFREDCTYQQSSLCGLDLSVGMLDNDFRNPDLERYVERVIEYEPEVAVIGDAYDATEAETYVRTIRDVETRVPGTEFVIVPKCRSAIEAIPDEIVLGYSRGYADRLAHEFSDPVDWRGRRVHILGGSPPKQLEVIDQLTQPTLTGAPPADIVGLDWNGLHRGAQFGEFWTPDGWDDNGRDADHVTVRSLVRQSLARVREFWNAHGVWPASTPWTDGAVDYRGPSLSDLESAACTECSANIWTTERGPYVVEYDTGAVCGYCSYNCYFDHRHRNHLEELAGEQSVVVPPT
- a CDS encoding winged helix-turn-helix transcriptional regulator produces the protein MGTDECLAGWCHDDEWCTITCTAAIIGKKWHPVIVHRLLVNGPSGFNALKRAVDGISSNVLSNSLDDLEGNELVHREVVSDKPFRVEYSLTERGEDLAPIIEAMSDWGETHARPECS